A window of Streptomyces sp. NBC_00878 genomic DNA:
CGATAGTGATCCCGAATCGAAAGATGTATCGAGCAATCAGGACGGGTGTGGACACGAGCAAGAACGGTGCGGACAACAGCGCCGAGTCGCAGACCGGATCACCGGGACCGGTCGAGCCAGTGGAATCGGCGGGACCGGCCGAACCGGCGCAACCGAAGAGAAGCCGCGGCTGGCGCCGTTGGGCCATGGACACCCGGCCGCTGCGCCGCCCCGCCTATCGCCGACTCTGGTCCTCGACCATCGTCACGGCCGTGGGCAGCCAGCTCACCGCCGTCGCCGTACCCAAGCAGATCTACGACATCACCGGATCCTCGGCCTGGGTCGGCTACGCGAGCTTCGCGGGACTCCTGCCGCTCGTCGTCTTCGCGCTGTGGGGTGGTGCGATCGCCGACAGCGTGGACCGGCGCAAGCTCCTCCTCGTCACGAACATCGGGATAGCCGTCACGTCCCTGCTCTTCTGGATACAGGCCGTCACCGGACTCGAATCGGTCGGGGTCCTGATGGTGCTGCTCGCCGTCCAGCAGGCGTTCTTCGGCCTCAACTCCCCGGCCCGCCAGGCCTCCATTGCCCGGCTGGTCCCCGAGGACGAACTGGCCGCCGCGAACGCGCTCGGCTCGACCGTCATGCAGACCGGCCTCGTCGCCGGTCCATTGCTGGCCGGAGCCCTCATCCCGGTCGCGGGCCTCGCCGAGCTGTACCTGATCGATGCCCTGGCCCTGTGCGCCACGGTGTGGGCGGTCTACCGGCTCCCCGCGCTGCCGCCCCTCGTCACCACCACGGCGGCAGCCGGCCGGGCAGGCCTGCGGGGGATCGCGGAGGGCTTCCGCTACATCTCCCTCAACCAGGTGCTCCTGCTGTCGTTCCTCGCCGACATCATCGCCATGGTCTTCGGCATGCCGCGGGCGTTGTTTCCGCAACTCGCCGCCCAGACGTATGCGCCGTACGGCGAGGGCCTCGCGCTCGGGCTTCTCTTCGCGGCGATTCCCATCGGTGCGGTGCTTGGCGGACTCATGTCCGGCACGTTCTCGCGGGCCCGTAGGCACGGGCTCATGGTCATCGCCGCGGTGGTTGCCTGGGGAGTGGCCATCACCGGCTTCGGTCTGAGCGCCAACCTGTGGGTGGGCGTGGTGTTCCTCGCCGCCGCGGGGGTTGCCGACATGGTCTCCATGGTTTTCCGCGGGGCCATTCTTCTGTCGGCCGTCACCGACGAGTTGCGTGGCCGGATGCAGGGTGTGTTCACGGTCGTCGTCGCCGGGGGGCCGCGGCTGGCCGACGTGCTCCATGGCACGGCCGGCTCCGCGCTGGGTGCGCGTGCGGCCGTCGCCGGGGGTGGCCTGCTCGTCGTCGTCACCATGTTGACACTGGCGGCGACGATGCCGGCGTTGCGCCGGTACAGGGGGAGCACGTAGACCTTTTTCGCCCCCGCCGCCCCTACCCTTGCCGTCCGTTTCTGGGGGCTCCGCCCCCAGACCCCCGTATCGCGCTGAACGTGCTCGTCCTCAAACGCCGGACGGGCTGGTAACCAGCCCCTCCGGCGTTTGAGGAGCGGGGGGTTCGGGGGGCTGGCCCCCCGAGTAGTGACGATGGGGGTCCCCCCGCTCGAGCGAAGCCGAGAGTGGGGGAGGGTAGGGGCGGCGGGGGCGAAAAACGCTACGCCGGCCGCAGCCACACCGTAGCCAGCGGCGGCAACGTCACCCCTACACTCGCCGCCCACCCCTGCTCTCCCCGAGCGTCAGCCTTGACGGCGCCGGGATTGCCAACGCCGCTCCCCCCGAAGCACACGGCGTCCGTGTTCAGCACCTCGCACCAGCCGGCCACGCCCTCCGGAACACCCAACCGGTACTCGTGCCGCACCACCGGCGAGAAGTTGGACACGGCCAGCAGCGGCGAGCCATCCGCGCCGAACCGCAGGAACGCGAAGACATTGTCGTCCGCCGCACCCCCCGCGACCCACGCGAACCCGGCGGGATCGCAGTCCCGCTCCCAGAGCGCACCAGTCACCACGTACTGCCGATTGAGCTCCCGGACGAGGTCCCGCACACCCCGGTGGTCGGCCTCGGCCCCGTACGACGGGTCGAGCAGCCACCAGTCGGGCCCGTGCTGCTCGGACCACTCCGCGCCCTGGGCGAACTCCTGACCCATGAAGAGGAGTTGCTTGCCGGGGTGCGCCCACATGAAGCCCAGGTAGGCCCGCTGGGTGGCCCGCTGCTGCCACCAGTCGCCCGGCATCTTGGACACCAACGACCGCTTCCCGTGGACGACTTCGTCGTGGGAGATCGGCAGGACGTAGTTCTCGCTGTACGCGTACACCATCGAGAACGTCATCTCGTGGTGGTGGTACCTGCGATGGACCGGCTCGTGCGCGACATAGCCGAGCGAGTCGTGCATCCAGCCCATGTTCCACTTCAGGCCGAAGCCGAGACCACCGCTGTCGGTGGGGCGGGTCACCCCGTCCCAGGCGGTCGACTCCTCGGCGATGGTCATCACGCCCGGCACCCGCCGGTACACCGTCGCGTTCATCTCCTGGAGGAAGGCGACCGAGTCGAGGTTCTCCCGGCCGCCGTGGACGTTCGGCGTCCACTGGCCCGGCTCGCGTGAGTAGTCGAGGTACAGCATGGATGCCACCGCGTCGACCCGCAGGCCGTCGATGTGGAACTCCTCGCACCAGTACACCGCGTTGGCGACCAGGAAGTTGCGCACCTCGATGCGACCGTAGTCGAACTCGTAGGTTCCCCAGTCGGGATGCTCGGCGAGGCGCGAGTCGCCCGGCTCGTACAGCGGTTCCCCGTCGAAGCGGGCCAACGCCCAGTCGTCCTTCGGGAAGTGAGCCGGTACCCAGTCCATGATCACGCCGATTCCGGCCCGGTGCAGGGCGTCGACGAGGTACTTGAAGTCGTCCGGCGTGCCGAGCCTGGCGGTCGGCGCGTAGAAGCCGGTGACCTGGTAGCCCCACGAGCCGCCGAAGGGGTGCTCCGCCACCGGCATCAGCTCCACATGCGTGAAGCCCAGGTCCTTGACGTACGCCGGTAGCTCCTCCGCCAGTTGACGGTACGTCAATCCTGGGCGCCAGGACGGCAGATGGATCTCATAGACGGAGAAGGGTGCCTCGTGCACTGCGATGTCCGCGCGGTGCGCCAGCCACTCCTGGTCGCCCCATTCGTGGTGGGACGCTGTCACGATCGACGCCGTCGCGGGCGGTACCTCGGTCCGGCGTGCCATCGGGTCGGCCTTGAGGAACCGGTGGCCGTGCCGGGACGTGATCTCGAACTTGTACCGCGCGCCCTCGCCGATACCGGGCAGGAACAGTTCCCACACCCCGGACGAGCCCAGGGACCGCATCGGGAACGCGGTCCCGTCCCAGTGGCCGAAGTCCCCGGCCACCCGGACGCCCCGCGCGTTGGGCGCCCATACGGTGAAGCGCGTGCCGGCCACCCCTTGGTGGACCATCGGTTCGGCACCGAGCGCCTTCCACAGCTGCTCGTGCCGCCCCTCGCCGAACAGATGCAGATCGAACTCACCGAGAGCGGGCAGGAACCGGTAGGGATCCTGCACCTCCAGTTCACCGCAGCCGTCGTACCTCACCAGCAAGGTGTACTCGGGAACCGAATCAAGCGGCAGCACACCCGAGAAGAGGCCGTCACCCTCGCTGTCCAGCTCCATGCGCAGCCCGTTCGCCAACGACACGACCACGGACACGGCGAACGGCCGCAACGCGCGGAAGACGATTCCCTCCGGCACCGGACGGGCCCCCAACAGCGCATGCGGATCATGGTGGGCGCCCGACAGCAGACGCTCCCGATCCGTCGCGTCCATGGGAACCGCACATGGCCGGGTGGCCGGGCGGACGTCCTCGGTCACCGGAAGAGTCACGGCTGCGGTGATGTTGCGGGCCACGGGTTCAGCCTCCTTGAGCGCTGTGGAAAGAGTGGAAGGACGGGACCGGCTTCTGTGGACCGGTGCCGGAGGGAGCGGGGGCGGCGCGCTCGGCGAGACGGGCGATCGCCGCCATCGGCACGGGCAGCCAGTCGGGCCGGTGCCGAGCCTCGTACAGCACCTCGTACACGGCCCGGTCCGTCTCGTACGCGCGCAGCAGCTCGGGCTCGGCGCGCGGGTCCCAGCGTGCCTGGGCGGTGTACCCGGCGCAGTACGCGTCCCGGCAGCGCCGTGCCCACTCCGGACGCCACGGGCGACGGCTGCGGGCGGCGTAGTCGAAGGAACGGAGCATGCCCGCGACATCGCGTACGGGGGGCTGGGGATGCCGACGTTCGTCGATCGGGCGGGCCGGTTCGCCCTCGAAGTCGATGACGAACCACCGTTCCCCGGCCCTCAGTATCTGACCGAGGTGGAGATCGCCGTGGATCCGCTGCGCCGGACGGCCCGAGTCGAGGACGGCGAGCGCGTCGAAGGCGCCCCGCAGCCCGGCCACGTACGGCAGGAGATCCGGTACCGACCGGCTCGTGGCGTCCAGCCGCTCGTTCATCGAAGCGGCGAGCCGTCTGCTCCGGCGTCCGATCGGGGCCCCGAGGGCGAACGCGTCGGCCAGCGCCAGGTGCACCTCGGCCGTCGCCCGCCCCAGTTCGTACGCCTCGCCGGTGAAGTCCCTTCCCGCGGCCAGTGATTCAAGTGCCAGGGTCCATCCGTCGGCGGCATCGGGCAGGAAGGGCTGCAGCACGCCCAGCGTCGCCACCTGCGGCTGCGAGGTCCTGAACCACGCCACCGGGGTCGGCACACGCGTGCAGCCCCGCCGGGCCAGCGCCCAGGGCACTTCGAGATCCGGGTTGATGCCGGGCTGGACACGCCGGAAGATCTTCAGGATGTACGAATCCCCGTACACCAGTGAGGAGTTGGACTGCTCCGCGTCGAGGAGGCGCGGGGTGAGACCGGCGGGAATCGTCACCTGCGCCTCGCGCTCGAACCGCAGTGGGCCCACCGTGCCCGAAGTGCGCAGCCGCTCCAGGAGCAGATCCGCCGACCGGGGTTCCTGAAGGGCGTCGTACACCATCATTCCCGCCAGCGGTCCCTCGCTCGCCCGGCCGATACGGGCGTGGGCCAGCCGGGGCGGCAGGACCTCCCGGACGCCAAGAAGCAACTGGTAGCAGTCCCCGGGCAGTTGAGCGGCGGTGTCGTGCCGCGTACTGACGAGAAGATGCAGGCATCCCGGATGCAGCTCGGTCACCGACAGCAGAGCCAGGTCCGTGACCCGCCGGCCCTTGCCCGCGAACCAGCGCTGCTCCGGCAACCACGTCCGCAGCAGGCCCGCGAGCGACGTCAGCAGAAGAGCTGGACTGTGGCTGCTGGGGCGGGGTGATACGACCTTGCGCATGGCGACCCGTCCTTTCAGGCGCACACCATCAATCGCTGTTTGGTGTGGGGAGCTACCGCGCGGAGTCGGAACCAGTAGAAGCCGTGGCCGGCGAGGGTGAGGAGGTAGGGGAGTTCGCCGATGGCGGGGAAGCGGACGCCGCCGATGAGTTCGACGGGGTGGCGGCCGTTGAAGGCCTGGAGGTCGAGTTCGGTGGGCTGGGCGAAGCGGGAGAAGTTGTGGACGCACAGGACGAGGTCGTCGCCGTGTTCGCGGAGGAAGGCGATGACGGCGGGGTTGGAGGAGGGCAGTTCGGTGTAGGAGCCGAGGCCGAAGGCGGGGTTCTGCTTGCGGATCTCGATCATGCGCCGCGTCCAGTGCAGCAGCGACGAGGGGGAGGACATCGACGCTTCGACGTTGGTGACCTGGTAGCCGTAGACCGGGTCCATGATCGTGGGCAGGTAGAGGCGTCCGGGGTCGCTGGAGGAGAAGCCGGCGTTGCGGTCCGGTGTCCACTGCATGGGGGTGCGTACGGCGTCGCGGTCGCCGAGCCAGATGTTGTCGCCCATGCCGATCTCGTCGCCGTAGTACAGGATCGGGCTGCCGGGCAGGGAGAGCAGCAGGGCGGTGAAGAGTTCGATCTGGTTGCGGTCGTTGTCCAGGAGGGGGGCGAGGCGCCGCCTGATGCCGATGTTGGCGCGCATGCGGGGGTCTTTGGCGTATTCCGCGTACATGTAGTCGCGTTCTTCGTCGGTGACCATTTCGAGGGTGAGCTCGTCGTGGTTGCGCAGGAAGATGCCCCATTGGCAGCCGGAGGGGATGGCGGGGGTTTTCGCGAGGATTTCGGAGACGGGGTAGCGGGATTCGCGGCGGACGGCCATGAAGATGCGGGGCATGACGGGGAAGTGGAAGGCCATGTGGCATTCGTCGCCGCCGGCGCTGTAGTCGCCGAAGTAGTCGACGACGTCCTCGGGCCATTGGTTGGCCTCGGCGAGGAGGACGGTGTCGGGGTAGTGGGCGTCGATCTCCGCGCGGACGCGTTTGAGGACCTCGTGGGTGGCGGGGAGGTTTTCGCAGTCGGTGCCCTCTTCGGCGAAGAGGTAGGGGACGGCGTCGAGGCGGAAGCCGTCGATGCCCAGGTCGAGCCAGAACCGCAGGGCGGAGACGATTTCTTCCTGGACGGCGGGGTTTTCGAAGTTGAGGTCGGGCTGGTGGGAGAAGAAGCGGTGCCAGTAGTACTGCTTGCGGACGGGGTCGAAGGTCCAGTTGGAGGCTTCGGTGTCGACGAAGATGATGCGGGCGTCGGGGTATTGCTTGTCGTTGTCGGCCCACATGTAGTAGTTGCCGTAGGGGCCGGTGGGGTCGGTGCGGGACTGCTGGAACCAGGGGTGCTGGTCGCTGGTGTGGTTCATGACGAAGTCGATGATGACGCGCATGCCGCGTTGGTGGGCGGCGTCGACGAATTCGACGAAGTCGGCGAGGTCCCCGAATTCGGGGAGGACGGCGGTGTAGTCGGAGACGTCATACCCCCCGTCCTTCAGGGGTGATTTGAAGAAGGGGGGGAGCCAGAGGCAGTCGACGCCGAGCCATTGGAGGTAGTCGAGTTTGGCGGTGAGGCCTTTGAGGTCGCCGATGCCGTCGCCGTTGCTGTCCTGGAAGGAGCGGACGAGGACTTCGTAGAAGACGGCGCGTTTGAACCACTGTGGGTCCCGGTCTTTTTGCGGGGTGTCTTCGAACGTGTCCGGGACGGGCTCGTTGACGATCATGGTGTGGGTGACCCTCCGGTTGGCGGTGAGGACGGTCGCAGGACGGTCAGTACGTGCGCGGCTCGGTGGCCGGGCTCAAGGCGTACGTAGTTGGTCCTGCCCCAGTGGTAGGTCTCGCCGGTGAGCTCGTCGCGCACCGGCATCGACTCGTGCCAGTCGAGGCCGAGCCGTGGCATGTCCAACGAGACCGTGGCCTCCTGGGTGTGGTGAGGGTCGAGGTTCACGACCACCAGAACCGTGTCGGACTCGGTGTGCTTGCTGTACGCGATCACCGCGTCGTTGTCGGCGTCGTGGAAGTGGAGATTCCTGAGCCGGCGCAGTGCGCTGTGCTGCCGTCTGATCCGGTTCAGGGAACCGATGAGAGGCGCGATGGAGCGTCGGTCACGCTCGGCCGACTCCCAGTCCCGGGGCCGCAGTTGATATTTCTCCGAGTCGAGATAGTCTTCACCGCCCGCCCTGAACGGGGTGTTCTCGCACAGCTCGTATCCGGCGTACATTCCCCAGGAAGGGGAGAGCGTCGCCGCCAGAACGGCCCGTACCTCGAAAGCGGGCCGGCCGCCGTGCTGGAGATACCCGGGCAGGATGTCGGGCGTGTTCACAAAGAAGTTGGGACGCATGTACGCGGCGACGTCGTCACCGGAGAGTTCGGTGAGGTATTCGGTCAGTTCCGCCTTGCTGTTGCGCCACGTGAAGTACGTGTAGGACTGCTGGAAACCGATGCGTGCCAGGGCGTGCATGATCTCCGGGCGGGTGAACGCCTCGGCCAGGAAGATCACATCGGGATCGGTGCGGTTGATGTCCGCGATCACCTGTTCCCAGAACACCACCGGCTTTGTGTGCGGATTGTCCACGCGGAAGATCCGTACACCGTGGCTCATCCAGAACCGCAGGATCCGCCCGGTCTCGGCGACCAGGCCCGGCATGTCCTTGTCGAAGGCGATCGGGTAGATGTCCTGGTATTTCTTCGGCGGGTTTTCCGCGTACGCGATCGTGTCGTCGGGGCGGTGGTGGAACCACTCCGGGTACTTCTGGACCCACGGGTGGTCCGGCGAGCACTGGAGCGCGAAGTCCAGGGCGATCTCCATGCCCAGGCTCTCGGCCGTGCGTACGAAGGCGTCGAAGTCCTCGATCGTGCCCAGATCGGGGTGGACGGCGTCGTGCCCGCCCTCCGGTGAACCGATCGCCCACGGGACCCCGACATCCCAACGGTCTGCCGACAGGCTGTTGTTGGGGCCCTTGCGGAAGGTCGTGCCGATGGGGTGGATCGGTGGCAGGTACACCACGTCGAAGCCCATCTCCGCGATCGCGGGCAGCCGGTGCGCGGCGGTCCGGAAGGTGCCGCTGACCGGCGCCTTGCCGGGTTCGGCCACCGCACCTTCCGAGCGCGGGAAGAACTCGTACCAGGAGCCGTACAGCGCCCGCTCCCGCTCCACCAGCAACGGCAGCGGGGCCGACCGGGAGACCCGTTCCCGCAGAGGGTGCTCGGCGAGCGCCGTGTCCACGTCGGGGGTGAGTGCGGCGGCGAGGCGGGCGATGGGCGGCCGGGACTCGTCGCGCAGAGCGTCCGCGGCGGTCAGTACCGCTGCTCTGCCCGCCTCGTGCGGGATCCCGGAGGCGGCCCGTTCGTACAGTTCGGCGCCCTCCTCAAGGACCAGTCCGACGTCGATGCCCGCCGGGATCTTGATACCGGCGGCCCGGCGCCAGGTGGTCACGGGGTCGGACCACGCCTCCACCCAGAACGCCCACTCGCCCACCGCTCCGGGGGTGACGTCGGCGCCCCAACGGTCGGTGCCGGGGGCGAGTTCGCGCATGGGCGTCCAAGGGCCGGCGCGGCCCCCCGGATCGCGCAGGACGACGTTCGCGGCGACCGCGTCGTGACCTTCGCCGAAGAGGGTGGCGGTGACCTGGAAGGTTTCACCCACGACCGCCTTCGCCGGGCGGGTGCCGCGGTCGACGGCCGGGCGGACGTCTACCACAGGGACGCGGCCGATCGGAACGAGGGGCACGCGGCCAGCAGGGGGGACGCGGCTGTCGGCCGGGTTGTCGGTCATGGATCTCACCTCCGTCGTCTTTCTCGCTGCCCTTGCGATCTGGGCTTGTCCGGCGTGCTGCGCTGTCCTCGCCGCTGGGTCTTGAAACGCGTGGCTGTGACGCCGGCCCTGCTATGCCTCAGGGCCGGCTCCCGTTGGGCCAGAAGGCTGGCCGCTCTACGTCACCGGGCTTGCCGCGAGTCCGTCGGGCCGACCGGACTGGCCGGGTCGACCGGACTGGCCGGGTCGACCTGGCCGTCGGTTGTCGGCCGGGCCGCTTTTGGGCCGGTCCCGGCGGCGGGCGCCCGGACCGACCGCCAGATAGCGCTCGGCGGCGTGTACGGCCTCGCGTGCGCAGCGCTTTCCCATCAGCACGCAGAGCGTGTAGCCCGTGTCCTCGAAATTGCCCCGCGCCGCACGGTCGGCGGGGGCCGCGAGCATCATGCGTTCCCAGGCTCGGTACAGCTCAAGATGCCTGGCGACCTCGGTTT
This region includes:
- a CDS encoding MFS transporter → MYRAIRTGVDTSKNGADNSAESQTGSPGPVEPVESAGPAEPAQPKRSRGWRRWAMDTRPLRRPAYRRLWSSTIVTAVGSQLTAVAVPKQIYDITGSSAWVGYASFAGLLPLVVFALWGGAIADSVDRRKLLLVTNIGIAVTSLLFWIQAVTGLESVGVLMVLLAVQQAFFGLNSPARQASIARLVPEDELAAANALGSTVMQTGLVAGPLLAGALIPVAGLAELYLIDALALCATVWAVYRLPALPPLVTTTAAAGRAGLRGIAEGFRYISLNQVLLLSFLADIIAMVFGMPRALFPQLAAQTYAPYGEGLALGLLFAAIPIGAVLGGLMSGTFSRARRHGLMVIAAVVAWGVAITGFGLSANLWVGVVFLAAAGVADMVSMVFRGAILLSAVTDELRGRMQGVFTVVVAGGPRLADVLHGTAGSALGARAAVAGGGLLVVVTMLTLAATMPALRRYRGST
- the glgB gene encoding 1,4-alpha-glucan branching enzyme; this encodes MDATDRERLLSGAHHDPHALLGARPVPEGIVFRALRPFAVSVVVSLANGLRMELDSEGDGLFSGVLPLDSVPEYTLLVRYDGCGELEVQDPYRFLPALGEFDLHLFGEGRHEQLWKALGAEPMVHQGVAGTRFTVWAPNARGVRVAGDFGHWDGTAFPMRSLGSSGVWELFLPGIGEGARYKFEITSRHGHRFLKADPMARRTEVPPATASIVTASHHEWGDQEWLAHRADIAVHEAPFSVYEIHLPSWRPGLTYRQLAEELPAYVKDLGFTHVELMPVAEHPFGGSWGYQVTGFYAPTARLGTPDDFKYLVDALHRAGIGVIMDWVPAHFPKDDWALARFDGEPLYEPGDSRLAEHPDWGTYEFDYGRIEVRNFLVANAVYWCEEFHIDGLRVDAVASMLYLDYSREPGQWTPNVHGGRENLDSVAFLQEMNATVYRRVPGVMTIAEESTAWDGVTRPTDSGGLGFGLKWNMGWMHDSLGYVAHEPVHRRYHHHEMTFSMVYAYSENYVLPISHDEVVHGKRSLVSKMPGDWWQQRATQRAYLGFMWAHPGKQLLFMGQEFAQGAEWSEQHGPDWWLLDPSYGAEADHRGVRDLVRELNRQYVVTGALWERDCDPAGFAWVAGGAADDNVFAFLRFGADGSPLLAVSNFSPVVRHEYRLGVPEGVAGWCEVLNTDAVCFGGSGVGNPGAVKADARGEQGWAASVGVTLPPLATVWLRPA
- a CDS encoding maltokinase, whose product is MRKVVSPRPSSHSPALLLTSLAGLLRTWLPEQRWFAGKGRRVTDLALLSVTELHPGCLHLLVSTRHDTAAQLPGDCYQLLLGVREVLPPRLAHARIGRASEGPLAGMMVYDALQEPRSADLLLERLRTSGTVGPLRFEREAQVTIPAGLTPRLLDAEQSNSSLVYGDSYILKIFRRVQPGINPDLEVPWALARRGCTRVPTPVAWFRTSQPQVATLGVLQPFLPDAADGWTLALESLAAGRDFTGEAYELGRATAEVHLALADAFALGAPIGRRSRRLAASMNERLDATSRSVPDLLPYVAGLRGAFDALAVLDSGRPAQRIHGDLHLGQILRAGERWFVIDFEGEPARPIDERRHPQPPVRDVAGMLRSFDYAARSRRPWRPEWARRCRDAYCAGYTAQARWDPRAEPELLRAYETDRAVYEVLYEARHRPDWLPVPMAAIARLAERAAPAPSGTGPQKPVPSFHSFHSAQGG
- the treS gene encoding maltose alpha-D-glucosyltransferase, whose amino-acid sequence is MIVNEPVPDTFEDTPQKDRDPQWFKRAVFYEVLVRSFQDSNGDGIGDLKGLTAKLDYLQWLGVDCLWLPPFFKSPLKDGGYDVSDYTAVLPEFGDLADFVEFVDAAHQRGMRVIIDFVMNHTSDQHPWFQQSRTDPTGPYGNYYMWADNDKQYPDARIIFVDTEASNWTFDPVRKQYYWHRFFSHQPDLNFENPAVQEEIVSALRFWLDLGIDGFRLDAVPYLFAEEGTDCENLPATHEVLKRVRAEIDAHYPDTVLLAEANQWPEDVVDYFGDYSAGGDECHMAFHFPVMPRIFMAVRRESRYPVSEILAKTPAIPSGCQWGIFLRNHDELTLEMVTDEERDYMYAEYAKDPRMRANIGIRRRLAPLLDNDRNQIELFTALLLSLPGSPILYYGDEIGMGDNIWLGDRDAVRTPMQWTPDRNAGFSSSDPGRLYLPTIMDPVYGYQVTNVEASMSSPSSLLHWTRRMIEIRKQNPAFGLGSYTELPSSNPAVIAFLREHGDDLVLCVHNFSRFAQPTELDLQAFNGRHPVELIGGVRFPAIGELPYLLTLAGHGFYWFRLRAVAPHTKQRLMVCA
- a CDS encoding alpha-1,4-glucan--maltose-1-phosphate maltosyltransferase — translated: MTDNPADSRVPPAGRVPLVPIGRVPVVDVRPAVDRGTRPAKAVVGETFQVTATLFGEGHDAVAANVVLRDPGGRAGPWTPMRELAPGTDRWGADVTPGAVGEWAFWVEAWSDPVTTWRRAAGIKIPAGIDVGLVLEEGAELYERAASGIPHEAGRAAVLTAADALRDESRPPIARLAAALTPDVDTALAEHPLRERVSRSAPLPLLVERERALYGSWYEFFPRSEGAVAEPGKAPVSGTFRTAAHRLPAIAEMGFDVVYLPPIHPIGTTFRKGPNNSLSADRWDVGVPWAIGSPEGGHDAVHPDLGTIEDFDAFVRTAESLGMEIALDFALQCSPDHPWVQKYPEWFHHRPDDTIAYAENPPKKYQDIYPIAFDKDMPGLVAETGRILRFWMSHGVRIFRVDNPHTKPVVFWEQVIADINRTDPDVIFLAEAFTRPEIMHALARIGFQQSYTYFTWRNSKAELTEYLTELSGDDVAAYMRPNFFVNTPDILPGYLQHGGRPAFEVRAVLAATLSPSWGMYAGYELCENTPFRAGGEDYLDSEKYQLRPRDWESAERDRRSIAPLIGSLNRIRRQHSALRRLRNLHFHDADNDAVIAYSKHTESDTVLVVVNLDPHHTQEATVSLDMPRLGLDWHESMPVRDELTGETYHWGRTNYVRLEPGHRAAHVLTVLRPSSPPTGGSPTP
- a CDS encoding DUF5133 domain-containing protein — protein: MLLPAKTEVARHLELYRAWERMMLAAPADRAARGNFEDTGYTLCVLMGKRCAREAVHAAERYLAVGPGARRRDRPKSGPADNRRPGRPGQSGRPGQSGRPDGLAASPVT